The Daucus carota subsp. sativus chromosome 9, DH1 v3.0, whole genome shotgun sequence genome window below encodes:
- the LOC108200855 gene encoding U-box domain-containing protein 2 produces MVSLQEPNCSDNTKHQRHYFAQARSMRTIRSSLCSSFSGDLDEPCSSISPENLELMVRNCVQNLDVSSVSVRRSAAERLRCLAKNRAENRALIGELGAVPALIGLLQCGDSCVQEHSVTALLNLSLLEENRRVISELGGVKALIHVLERGVTETSRQNAACALLNLALVDENRGLIGALGAIPPLIVMLEKGSMRGKKDAITTLYKICSVDENKERAVNCGIVKLLVEMIGEEGSGMAEKAMAVLCRLAGVESGKERIVEEGGISALVEVIEGGSMNGKEFAVMTLIQLCDLNMKNRGLVVREGCIPPLIELSLCGASKTRQKAKILLRYLRESRQEASGSSP; encoded by the exons ATGGTTTCATTACAAGAACCTAATTGCTCAGACAATACGAAACACCAGCGCCACTATTTTGCTCAGGCTCGCTCCATGCGCACCATCCGGTCCAGCCTCTGTAGTTCATTCTCCGGGGACCTCGACGAGCCATGCAGCTCCATTTCTCCGGAGAATCTTGAGCTTATGGTGAGGAATTGTGTGCAAAACCTCGATGTTTCGTCGGTTAGTGTGAGGAGATCAGCTGCAGAGAGGCTGAGGTGTTTGGCGAAGAACAGGGCGGAGAACAGGGCTCTGATTGGAGAATTAGGCGCGGTTCCGGCTCTGATAGGACTGCTGCAGTGTGGTGATTCGTGTGTTCAGGAGCATTCTGTCACGGCCTTATTGAATTTGTCTTTGTTGGAGGAGAACAGGAGGGTGATCAGTGAATTGGGAGGTGTTAAGGCCTTGATTCATGTCTTGGAACGCGGTGTGACTGAGACGTCTAGGCAGAATGCAGCTTGCGCGTTGCTGAATTTGGCGTTGGTGGATGAGAATAGGGGTTTGATTGGGGCATTAGGCGCGATTCCTCCTTTGATTGTTATGTTGGAGAAGGGATCGATGAGGGGGAAGAAGGATGCCATCACGACGTTGTATAAGATTTGTTCTGTGGATGAGAATAAGGAGAGGGCGGTGAATTGTGGGATTGTGAAGTTGTTGGTGGAGATGATTGGGGAGGAAGGGAGTGGAATGGCGGAGAAGGCAATGGCTGTGTTGTGTAGATTGGCTGGAGTTGAGTCGGGGAAAGAAAGGATAGTGGAGGAAGGGGGGATTTCCGCGTTGGTTGAGGTCATCGAGGGGGGCTCGATGAATGGGAAGGAGTTTGCTGTGATGACATTGATTCAGTTGTGTGATCTGAACATGAAGAATAGAGGATTGGTGGTTAGAGAAGGCTGCATTCCTCCGTTGATCGAGCTATCGCTGTGTGGAGCTTCCAAGACTAGGCAAAAG GCTAAAATCCTCCTGAGGTATCTCAGAGAATCACGGCAAGAAGCTTCCGGTTCTAGTCCTTAA